Proteins from one Impatiens glandulifera chromosome 2, dImpGla2.1, whole genome shotgun sequence genomic window:
- the LOC124924779 gene encoding uncharacterized protein LOC124924779: MEEMIAMQETVGDDEKVNDGTDGKDDVMEDNEKVEDERKDNDEKVDDDEKVEDERKDNDAKVEDVKIEVEAKLEDGEKLDGVAKVDDVEVDLKLKDLKVKVKDEKTVGDVKANDDNDDNDDFQLYNTPPKGNYGRRVRKPKKDDSYTNPSLSKMPKTKDPMKVNHLQKFDDELLHKVKAWLDDPKTDNSTTDLHTVQAKKEVLVRVVTRLTWIEDTEMDAFCHLLRKRISCYPKTYKNTHAAIGDCVLSDRIRRLHRDFIKDPAKFPVDEFKDYYMGAPHRYMPEWSTIDDVYMPVNINQKHWILCVARLQKYRIEVYDCDAYLYKNLDPYLKPFCDMIPIIFAKTITPGERVRYPNFNFEGPIQPMTYKRFPHPKVKTAAAKVGEVPRATESGDCGVFTLMYMEHLTANQPVHNVTSENMGFFRQKMAVRLFHQIMEP; this comes from the exons GAGATGATAGCGATGCAGGAGACTGTGggggatgatgagaaggtgaATGATGGGACTGATGGGAAAGACGATGTAATGGAGGacaatgagaag gtggaggatgaaagAAAAGACAACGATGAGAAGgtagatgatgatgagaaggtggaggatgaacgAAAAGACAACGATGCGAAGGTGGAGGACGTAAAGATAGAGGTTGAGGCTAAATTGGAGGACGGTGAGAAGCTGGATGGTGTGGCTAAGGTGGATGATGTGGAGGTTGATCTGAAACTGAAGGATTtgaaagtgaaggtgaaggatgagaAGACTGTGGGGGATGTGAAGGCaaatgatgacaatgatgacAATGACGATTTCCAGTTATACAATACTCCTCCTAAAGGAAATTATGGGAGGAGAGTGAGGAAGCCGAAAAAAGATGACTCGTACACCAACCCTTCCTTGTCAAAAATGCCCAAGACAAAGGATCCTATGAAAGTGAAtcaccttcaaaaatttgatgatgagctacTTCATAAAGTTAAGGCGTGGTTGGATGATCCAAAAACCGATAATTCGACAACGGATTTACATACggttcaagcaaagaaggaagTGTTGGTTAGAGTTGTAACAAGGCTTACATGGATTGAAGACACG GAAATGGATGCATTCTGCCATCTTCTGCGGAAAAGGATTTCCTGctatcccaagacatataaaaatACACATGCGGCAATTGGGGATTGCGTATTGTCGGATAGAATCAGGCGACTGCATAGGGATTTTATTAAGGATCCTGCCAAATTTCCAGTCGACGAATTCAAAGACTATTATATGGGCGCACCACATAGATATATGCCAGAATGGTCAACAATTGACGATGTCTACATGCCAGTGAACATTAACCAGAAACActggattttgtgtgtagcacgtCTTCAAAAGTACCGCATTGAAGTGTACGACTGTGATGCCTATCTTTATAAGAATCTGGATCCTTATTTGAAACCCTTCTGCGACATGATTCCAATTATATTCGCCAAAACAATCACTCCCGGTGAGAGGGTAAGGTATCCTAATTTCAACTTCGAAGGCCCCATCCAACCAATGACTTACAAACGGTTTCCACACCCCAAAGTGAAAACCGCTGCTGCTAAGGTTGGAGAAGTCCCACGGGCAACAGAGAGCGGGGACTGTGGGGTCTTCACGCTAATGTACATGGAACACTTGACCGCTAATCAACCCGTGCACAATGTGACCTCAGAAAACATGGGGTTTTTTAGGCAGAAGATGGCGGTCCGGTTATTCCATCAGATTATGGaaccttaa